Within the Lacerta agilis isolate rLacAgi1 chromosome 15, rLacAgi1.pri, whole genome shotgun sequence genome, the region ggggggggggtcattgttgtttagttgattagttgtgtccaactctttgtgaccccgtggaccagagcacaccaggcactcctgtcttccactgcctcccagagtttcgtcaaattcatgttggtcgcTGCTataacactgtccagccatctcatcctctgtcgtccccttctcatagGAGTTCATTGAATGGGTTCCTGGCCCATCCAACAGGATGTCCTGAGCTGAGATACCTACCTGGATCACATGCTATGCAGACAGATGGATCGCTGCTTCCTGTGTTTGCATTATAAGTCCCTTGGGGACATGGGAACTGGGTTTCTGAGACAGTGCCTATAGGACAGTAGTGGCCAACTGGACATTTGTTCCCATCCAAAGAGGAGGAATTCTTGGGACAGAAGTACCTGCATCCagaaaaggaaaggggtgggtgggaatttctGCAGCCAACACTTCATTCTTAGTATGCCAAGGGAACAGTTGGATGAGATGGTGCCTGATAAAAATCCCCACACTTGGAAAAATCAGCTACTTTTAATGGGCTGCAGTGATGGCAGAGGGCTTTAACATCCCTCTCACTAAATTGCCCCACTGGAGCTGCAGCCAGTTGCTGCCCTTGAACCCACCCTTGGCCCCTGCTGTTGCTAAAACTGTTTCTGTTTTTGCAGGTGATGAATGATTATTGTTCTCTTTCTTACCCGCTAGGGCAGGGGAGGCAGATGGCTTGCCTCTGTAAAGGATTATACGACCCTTCCGGGCAAGGCAAAGGATTGGTTGTGCCCTGAGGGCAGAaatagcctggaaaagaagcaaaagATTAAAACAAGGAATGTCCCTTTGaggcggcggggtggggtgggggaagcacagTAAGACAATCTAAAATCACAAGCAACTCTAAAAACAGctcacataagaacataagaaccctgatggatcagaccaatggcccatctagtccagcatcctgttctcacagtggccaaccagttgcagGAAAATAGCACTTTGCTCACCTGCAGTTGTAttcagaggcagaatgcctccACCAGTGGTGGTAGAGTAAAGCCACtgtagctagtagccactgatagccttgtgTTTTTTCCAATTGTTTACAAAGGATGACAACATCCATGAGGCTTTGGAAGACCCCTGGCTTTAGTGGCTGAGAGAACCAAGGAGCATCTTCCTAAATATCACCCcctagctgcaattcctgcaacGCAGAGGGTTGGGGGtacttccaactccacagtttttAGATTCTATGAAGATAGAAAGCTCCTTCATACCAAATCAGGCTGCTGGTCCATCCATCTCAGTGTTTTAGAAATGGACTGGCagaagttctccagggtttcaagcagggattCTTTCCTTACTTTACTGGGAGATGTTAAAGACGAAGCCTGTGACCTTTTCTGTGGAGTGTGGCAGGCAGTTTGAGCAATTtcatgaaatggggagggggagtggaaatacctctggggCATGGGCCTCCAGTCTCATCCATGGCTGGTATGTTGGGGACTGTGGAGCCCAGAATGCAGTAGTATCCTTCTTCACACAATCCTGTCGGTGCTGTCAGACCAGGGGTGTTGCAGTAGTGGCCTGGAAGGCAGGGAGAGCACTCTGCCTGCAAGAGATTAAGGTGGCCAGATATACTTTTCAGATGCAAGAGTCATAGCTCACCTACCTTTTTTGGGTCTGAGGGCACACCTGGAATTTTGAGAACGTGGGTGAGGCCCACAAACCAGTGGTCCTAGGGATGTGGCCTtacataaaatggctgccacagggtATATGGCTTAACACAAAATGGTTGTCACTTTTGAAATAGTAGAAAGGGGGATAGACAGGGTCACAAAAGGTGTGGTGGGCATTTCTCTCATCAATGAAAAAAAGCACCTTCACCTGTCACTGCTGTGCCTGCTCAGAAAGAGAGACTCTTTGTACCTTTCTTTTGTTCAGAATGGGAAAGGAGGGTGGGTATCACATCATGGTattcaatgaaatgtgggcatgtttgaTGGGACATGTTCAATGCTACAAGCCAGTACAAACTGGAACTGAGCAAGAAGATGGAGCATTCAATTTTGCGTTGTGGGGATATTTCAAGGCCTTTCATGGGCAATATGGAAGGTACTTGTACGTATATTAGCacccatgggcaccatgttgaTGACCTCTAATCTATGCCCTTTTGCATGGAATCTTAGGTGGAAGGGAACAGGCTATGGGTATAGCAGGAATTTGCTTTCAAGCATTCGCTGCATTATGAATCTTGATTAAAacactgtttttatttaaaaaaaatacttatagGCTGCTTTTGTGGACATAGCCCACCAAAGGGATCTTACCGGTGTCATAAACTGACAATTGGTAGAAGTGTTAACAACTGTATTAAAAACATAGATTAGttaaaacttaaaaaagaaatgccCTGCCCCGTAGGTACAAATTGCAACACTGCTAAGAGGATTATCTCTTCTCAATTATGGTAGCTTAATTTAGAGAATAGCCCTATTTAGGATacagttatggggggggggggaagatgggtTGAGGATGCATCTGCAGGGAGGGACTTCTATGTTCTATGTTCTGGAGCCACCATGAAAGAGGTCTCCTCCCTTATGCCTGCCAAGTGAATTTGTTTAATAACtactaaatacaataaaagtgtgtgtgtgtgtgtgtgtgtgtgtgtgcgtgtgtgtgtgcgcgcgcacgcacacacacatataaacacatgcatacacctgcacacacacacacacaaaagcatgtGTCGACTCTTAAAATGGAATAACAATGCTTTTGTGATTATAATTCAGAGCACAACCTCCATTTAACCACTATTAATTGTATGGGGTTTGTTAAGGATCAGTGAATTTATAGCCAGTATATATGAAGGATATCCAATTCCTACAAAGGACAGCTATAAGTGTATTTTTGCTTTTACCTCAGATATTAGCTTGGTGCTAGCGGCAAATGTTCCCACAGGGCACTGCTTGGGAACAGCTGTGCCCCTTGGACAGTAGTGACCAGAAGGACATGGGCCAGCACTGTGATCTGTGATCAACAAGGGGAAAATAAATTAGGTGGTAAGAATAGTGCCAATAACATAtgagtaaagaagaagaagaagaagaagaaatgaacgGTAAAGGTGAGGTTATTTTAAACTAACAGAACAACCCAACCCTTTGATCCACTGTACTAGAGCTTGGAaaagtacaaataataataattttattccataaaattttatatactgcttgattattattatttttaaaaaacagcagtttacaaaaagaataaaggaataaaataacagtattattagtaaaaacaaataaagattAACAACATTAGACTAAAAACAACAtcattctaaacatctgggtaggctcatctaaacaaaaatgttttcagcaggtgctgaaaagagtacagagaAAGTGCCTGCCTGTGCCTGGTGTCAatatgcagggagttccaaagtgtaggtgctaccACACTAACAGATTTATTCCTTGCAAATGTGGAATGGATATTATGCAGCACCTGTAACCATGCCAATTCCACACTGATCACATTGATTCAAATGAAAGAGCCAATACCATTGAGCTGAACCTCAGGATTGGGCCGGTCTGAACCCTGGGTGCAGTAATACCCTTCCCAGCAGTGTCCTGTAACATCAGTTGCATTGTGGTACATGCAGAACTTTCCTCCATCGCACGCTCTGCAGTCGGTATGACTACCTATCCCTTGGATAGGGCTGTAGGTCCCTGGGGGGCACGGCTGCCAGTTTAAGCCTGTTCCTTCGGGGCAGAAAAAGCCTGGAAGGGAAGGAGACATCCGTGTAAACAGAAAGCTGTTAGGACAAACAGCAGACCGTTAGCCCAAAAAGGAATCACATCAAGATTGCTTTTATTTAAGTGTTTCACCATTAGGTGACACGTGAGTCAgtaaagaaggggaagggagaTGCAGATGAACTGGAGGAACTCTGAAGTTGCAGACCCTGGCCAAAAACTCTAGTTCCCCAGTTAATTTTAGAATTTCTCAAACCAGAATTCAGGACAGAGCAAACCCAGGAAGGGAAATATGGGGAAACCATTCATTATCTAATGCCCATGGGGACTAGAAATATGCACTTGCAAAATGGAAGCACAAATAGATTACAAACTCTGGGACATAAGGACAGCTTTGTACATCGAGGAAGCCAAAGACTCACCTTTGGGACACAGCTGTGGCAAGTGGCCAGGGAGACAATACTTCCTTTCTGGGCAGGTGTGGCACTGTCCTTGCGCATGTGTTTCAGCCATGTAGGAGCCAGGTGGGCAAGGTGTGGGGCTCTCACTGCCCAAGGGGCAGAAGTGGCCCACAGGACAGGGAGCACCTGAGATCCCATCCATGGGTGTCGGTGTGATAGACCCTGTGACGCAATAAAACCTACCAGAATGGCAAGTGAAAAGTCATTATATTAATAACGAAGGAGGATGAGAGTTCAAAAAAGCAAAGAACCAGACCACAGGAAACAATCCCCTGGGTGAATCTGCCCTCTGACCAGCAAGAAGTGATGGCTGTCTTGTGCAAAACATCCATGACTGATCAGCAGTGGGGACCAGAAAAAGGAATGTCTAAACTTATTCAGTCTGCTGCCTAGAGTAGCCAGCTCACTTTGCCCAATGGTAGAGCCAGCTTTGGATGGTTAggaggcggtggcggtggcagtaGCCTCACACGGAGAGAATGGAAAGCTCTTTCCTGGCCTAGGAAAAAAGAATGATTGAGAATTTGGAACTGGAAGATAGCAGAGCAAGAGAGAGTATATATAAAGAGGGCCGAGAGAGTAAAAGAGTTGGGGTGGGCagagagggggcagagagagagagaggtagagaATTGTTGAGCTAATGGTAGAATAGTGAGTGGTAGCATCCCCTGGGGGGCATGGGATCACCtagggggtgctaagaggcaTAGGGGCAGCAGGGCGCCCCTGAAGGTGTAAATGGCTATcgtttttgttgaattaattaaattaattggggtttctttttttaaaaaatgcaattaatcattactgtttttaattttattttgttattatcaTTCTTAGTGtttgtgcaaactgctattctaaataatgctttttataaggtatggggcactggggatgagtttctGGAGCCAAGCAGGGGTCTGTTAAATTTTGGGAAGCACTGAGCTATAAACATGGTTGATGCATGATCAGAAAACTGAAGTCTATTGGCCATCCTGACATCAAATTGGAAGGTGGAATCCGGCAGTGCAATTTGTATTTGTAGCTGGAATTTGCTACAAAATCTCAAGGAAAGTGAGCTTGTATTTTGTACATACCCCACTGCACATCGTCCCGAAGGGGCCACGAGGCCTGTGCCATTGCAGTAATGCCCCCCAGGGCAAGCCTGACAACTCTGGAGGTTTTGATTCCCTTCCTCACCCGACCAGGTTCCACGTGGGCAGGCAGATGGAACAAGAGTTCCTAGAAGGACACACAGATGAGAGAATCCCCCTTTGGGCACTGAAACAAGGGAGTCGAAAACAGCAAGAAGGCTCTTAAGGGGCATCCAAAGGGATACAACCATGACAAAAGCGGTTAGTACCTGAGAGGCAGTAATGTCCACGTGGGCAGGGAAGTCCAGACACTCCGTCAGTTGGGTTTGGAGTCTGAGCACTTCCCTTGCACCAAAATCCTGCAGAGCAATCCCCTAAAACAGGGAAAAGGGATTATATACTCTTTACTGGCTCGAAGTCCAAGACAGGGAACCTATCcctgatttttattttgtgtgtgcactTCATGAGTATAGATAAGAGTTTTTTGCTGTTACTCAAATGAAGTGCAGTAATTAGCTGTCGGCATTCCCTGAGAATCTACCTTACCGATGCTCAAGATAGGAAGTTAGGTTTCTATCCAATTAAATCTTCCTcggggtagacccactgaaattaatggctgtAATTTAGGCCTGCTCctttattttaatgggtctactctgagtaggaccaacaTAGGGCACAAcctgtgttatttttctagaaaaagagatgccagaactcactagAACACCTcatttataatggcaatggcgtccacctgagaggcgccagaactgagttccggtgagttccagatGAAAAAGGCACAAttcacatgaagctgccttatacagagtcagacaattggtccatctagttttgtaatgtctacaatgactggcattggctctccaggatttcaatgGGAGGCTGGAGATCCTGCTGCTATAGGAAGATGCTGGAAAATGAACATAGgaccttcttctcttcctttgagCTTTGACCCTTCAAGTGCTCAAAAAGGAAGATAAAGGGCCACCCCTCAAACGTATCAGACTCACTTCAGTAAAAAAAGGAAGGTAGGGAAGTAACTGAATTTTGCCTCAGGCTCCCACATTGAATCACTCTGTAGAGGAATGCAGCCTAGCAGGTAAGTTAAGTGGCAAGAGGGGCATTAGCACAATAACTAAGTAGGATATTATGGAAATAGCAAAGGAAGATTTGGtataaattaaatatattaaGAGACCATCACAAAAAGCAgtagaaaataaatgaaagtctATACCCATACCACAAAGTATATTTCTGAATGGTAAgaatgtaaaaaaaggaaaaaggaacaaTATTCCTATAAATAGATAAAAGTACAGATTCCCAAACAAGCAATTTGAGCCCCTGCTGAATCAGAAGTCAATTCTGCTCAAATGCAAATTTGTTTCATAGCTGTTAATGATCCTCAGCTGACTTGAAATCAAAATGCTTCAAGGCATTGCTGATATGACTAGGAAAATTGTTCCAAAGCTAAGTTGGATCCATTTCAAATAAATATCTTGCTCTTATGTTAAAAGCAAACCAAATCAAACTCTCATCCTTCAATCCTTTGAATGGCTTAATCTGGATTTAAGCTCCCTTGAACGACATGGGACTTGCCTCCGATTTAAACTCACCGAGCAGAGGTAGCCAACGtgctgccttccaaatgttgttggactccaactcccatcaagcccgGCTACCGTGGCCAATAGTCGGGGTGGTGGtagtcgtagtccaacaacactggaaGCATCGCCAGTTCCCCATCACTGGTTTAGCATTATTTTTATAGCTGCTACCTCAATTCATTGTTGACTAAagaggtgttcccccccccctctaggtCAGAAGGTCCCCTCTGGAGATACGACTTACCTGTTGGAGTTGCTAGCCCAGGAGATGAGCAAAATTTCCCTGGTGGGCAGTTTTCACATTCCTGGATATTCTTTAGCCTCTGTCTGGGTCCAAACGTCCCTGTGGGGCAGCCGTACTGTGTAGATTGCCGTGTGCCTGGTGGGCAGTAATAGCCATGTGGACAAGGGTAGACAGTGAAGTCACTGAGAGGCCCCTGCTGATTGTCACAGTAATAGCCTATAGAGGAAAATAGAGAAGGTATGACCATTAGATttaatttaaaggggaaataaagaTGCATATTGCATACCAGTTCCTCTCTAAGAGATTGAGGTTTTGGATGACTCTCAGATAGGTATGTAGGAATGCAGCTATTTCCTTTCCTACCTGTATTCATCACaaacagcactgtttccattctgctgcaatgCAGTTTCTGCCCAATGCTAGGTTATTTGTCTCACTGCCTGCTATTTATTGTAACTTATGTAAGCCTTTACATGAGTTATGTAacttacattcatttcagtgccccccaaaaacaaacaaaccacaaagcaatgaaatgcaaataataataataatataatcatcatcatcatcatccacaaCTATTTATGATTTGTAGACTTAACATACACATCCTGACAACAATGGAAATGAATACTAATTACATTCGCTTAGCAAATTTCCATTCCTGAACATAAACTAACATGAGATTTCCAGcaatttctgctttcttttccatttttgttgggATTCTCCAGTACCCCTACACAGGAAAGATTGGatctaaatgtaataataataataataataataataataataataataataataataatttgcattcAGCTAAATTCTAGTTAGGGTAGAACCACTAAGATTAATAAACTGAAATCATTTGCAATaacatcaatgggtctactctgaataagacAAGTTAtacagccaaaaaataaaaaaatatggtgGGATGATAACTTAAAGTAGAGTCCTTTAATATGTGAGCACCCCTATCTGAATTCTTGTGAACAGAACTTATGTGGGTGATGGGATGGTAATAAAATTCAATAATtagaacataaaataaattacTAGTGAAAAAggcccccactttttttttattaggaCGCTTGCACTAAAGGAAAACATGTTGTTGCTTTTCTTCGTATTCAGTCTAGAAACAACATAATTTCCTTTCCTCTAAATGGCATCATGAAACTACTCAAAGCAGAACTACTGTAATTAATCGACCTGAGTTAAtaatgtccattattttcaatgggtctacactgagtaagaTCAGCATTGTCTACAACCCGCTGTTTTCACTGGCTTTGTTATGCCAGCTGTGCATGCATAGTTTTCACTGGGTGAACGTTGTCAGCTATATCACATAGGCtgtagggatgttggagaactcccttgaaaaaggaagcagaaattgccACTAGTCTCATGTTCACccaaggtcaggaacagaaatcaggcaAGCAAATGAGAGCTGCTATGTTGCTATCACTATTTCTTTTAAGTCTGTGAACATCACATAAGCAGTcacattattttctgcattgcttatgatgtttcctttcctttgaaatgCCAATTCCAGATGGAAATCGCTACCTCCTTCCATTCCTAGCTGTCTgccaggctccccctccccaaccagccaTTTCAAGCTCGGCAACAACTGCTCCAGAAGGTTCTCCTGTGCTACTTTCTAAGAGTTCTTCACTATTACCCCAGCTCATCCCTGATCCACTTTGGCCACTGTGTTTTACCTTCCCAGCATTCTCCGGTGGGGGCCTTCAGTCCGGATCCTTCACAGTAAAACCCAGAGGGACAGAGCTGGCACTCTGAAAGCATACTTTGCCCTAGCTGATTGGAGAAGGTGCCAGTCGGGCAGAGGGTGGGTGCTGAAGACCCCACAGCTGCAAGAAGGAAcaatggaagagggagagagtGAGCAAAGGTGTGAGAAGAAAAGAGACCGCAGGGTGGTCCAGTCCAAGAAACCTTGTTGTTGGAGATGAGAAACAAGATGGCGCCTCCTTTCTGTTCCAAATACAGAAGCAGactttgacactggtgatggGATAGCATCCtccctttcacacacacccctgaggcagcagggcactttggagAAGGGCAGGAAAGGCCATGTGGAAGCAAAGCTAAATGGTGGGGCGGCGGTAGGGAGGGAGTTCAGGAGGAATATCTGGCCCCATTTTGCTGGCCCTCACCCAGCATCTGCTACCTGAAATGGTTGTCTCACTCTACCTAATGCCAGGATTGGCCCTGTAAGCAACTAACACAAGCATTCTCCGTATCTCAAGCACCTCTTTCCAGATTTTCACATTACTttcaggctatatatatatatatatatatatatatatatatataccaacaCATGGTAACTGTATTTATCTATTTCATTTATGACAGGACCCCTTCTTTCAAATTGCCATATTGTATGGTATTATTTGGATGAACAAGAgctgcaatattattatttttgcagcatGTAGTTTTTCTGCTCGGGGTCCCAGCCACTTCGGTTCCGCTTTGCTTCCCACCCAGTTTTCTGTCTCTAGGCAAGAGATACGCACGGCAGTAGGTTCCTTGAGGGCAGATGTTGCCTGTAATTTCATCCAGTGGCTTGGGAGAAGAGGCTCCACCTGTACAATAAAATCCAGCAGCACATTCCCCACTTGGAGCAGACAGacctgatgaagaagaagaatgggaacATGAGTGCAGGGACAGTTTTAACATATGCTAATAATTCAAGAGAAGCTAATAGtaaaaggttattattattattattattattattattattattattattattattaatattaatagcaTTTACATGTATACCCTATATTTCTTCAAAGGAGCTCAAACTGACTTgcagcctttcccccttcccaattttatcctcatgTCCACCCTGTTAGTCTGAGAGGCAATGAacggccccaggtcacccagtgaaatgtcatggttgagtggggatttcaaccctagTCTTCCAATTTTCCAGTAAGGAGAGAGACTTTTGCTTATAGGTCTGTTTggaattatcttttatttctaagaagaTGGATATGTGCTGGACTTGCACAAGATATTGTGTGGAGTTATTTGGGCATATCATTGTTTATTTTTGTACCtgcttttgaagaaagttctgcaagtaaggTTTTTGAATCATTTATGGGTCTAGGCAATTTTCATTCCAAAAAGAGTCAAGTTTTTTTATGCACCCAGTTGCTTccagctgcacaatattaatgtCCACTGaaggcaacactgagctaaatggaccaatggcatcttgatataaggcaccttcctatgtcccTGTACCCAAAAGGAATTGAGTGCTTTAGGATAGCAAACCGCACATAGGAAAGCCATCTGCAGCAAGCCACCTTCCCTCACACTACTTAGTCACCAttcagggcaaatgggcaaaggGTTCCCCTTACCGGGTGCATTGCAATAAAAGCCTGGAGGGCAGAGAATGGGCTCAGGACTCCCTTCTGGGCAGTAGGACCCAGGGGAACACTTTGCTCCTGTCGCAGTGGCTGGGCAAAGGCAGTTGCCATTGGTGTAGTTATCCAGGTCAAAGGGCTGGGGGGTCCAGGCAGCTGAAATGCAGAACCAACCTAAGACAGCAAAACAGACAAATGGAATTTGTGAGAAATGGAAGGAAATTATAAATTgggggagcaggagcaggaggagttaATATTGATTGATAGATtgactacatttatatcccatttgttcctccaaggagcttgaggcagTGTATATAGATAGcatccccatttcatcctcacaagaaccccATGAGGTAGGACAGGTCAAGAGTGTGTGATTGGCCCATGgttgcccagtgagctttgtggcttaGTGGGGATTTAAACCTAGGTTTCATACATCTTAGTAGGATGTAggaaccactataccacactgcctctcttcaGGAGGAGTGGGCCATGTGGTTTAAGAGAGAACAGTGTCATCAGCACTATGCCTTTATCTCTGGTTTTGTCTAACAAAATGGGCCTGAAAATATTTAGAGGGTGTTTTGAGTGAATATCCTCAAAGTATGTTAAACAGACATCTATGATTGTATAGCTCCTTGTGATCCCACCTCCTACCCTCCCTTTAAATATCACTTCACCCACCCCTTTCTGTTAATTGTGTTTATTTgcacagagatggggaatctggtACTcttcagacattgttggactccaactcccatcagctgcagttaGCATAgtttggaatgatgggagttgtagtcaaacaaatATCCAGAGGGCTACCTTCACATTCCTGCTTTATCACAACCCACTAAGCTCTTACATCTCACTAAAACTAAATCAAAGTACATGTAGCTGAACTGAATTCAATGCATGTCCATTGGTTtcatctccttcctctccctctgttCCTTCCCTTCTATCAAATGTTAAGATTGTCAGCCCCTGGGGAACAGGGAGCACACTGAAAGTCCTGGGATATGAGTAATAAATAAcaactgtaatttttttttaaaaaataccccaCTGTGTTGTTTTCACAAAGGAACCAAGAGTATCTAACACCTTGTGTTTTGAATGTCAGTTTTGGGAAATTATAGAACAACTGGTTTCAGGAATCTGAGTAGGATGAGCCAGACAGCGATTCCTTCAGAGTTGGGAGGTGCACACAGCTCAGTTTTGAAATGTCAGGTAGACAGAGATGTGTTTCTGCTCAGATTCCTCCATCCTCACCTGCATCACACGTCCCAGACACTGTGGTTAAGTTTTCCTTGCCGCAGTAATGCCCCGGGAGACAAGGCAAGCAGCTATCCAAACTTTGGGTCATGGGATCTGGGTTGTAATATCCTCGAGGGCAGGGAAACTCTGTCGCAAACCTGGTTCCTGAGAAGTATGACAAAAACAGAGGTGGTCATAACCAAATCATTCAGCAATGTGGCGTTCTtgctatgtgtgtgtttttttggccTACTGGTATGTTTGTGTCTGGAATGCAGATAGGAACCCACAGGATGAAATTAGCctctatacattaaaaaaaataaaatcataatccTCAAAGGCAGAAAATTAGCATGTCAGGAATATGACAGTGCTAGAAATCTTCTGCCTGACATCCTAGTTTTCTACTTCTTTTGTCTGTCTAGAGGAGCATGTTGTGGTGTAAGCTGAAGCTCCCACCTATCAGAGTGGCCACTTGTCCTATTTTAAAGATGACAGCCCTGTATTTCAAGGAATGTTCTATCCagcccaagtccagtttaaagataatcCTAAAACAGGGCAAATATCAGTACTTAGCACCTGCATAGCTGATTGAAGAGACACCCTTGAACACAGTCTTCTCCACTATGGTGAATTGCACTGTACTCTTATTTAAATTTTAGCaattatttctacatttgcatctatacatataaatctgCACATGAAAATGTTATGCAGATCTGCACCTTCTTTTgacctcctttttttaaagtgatgcacttccccaggggagggggtgttggTGCAAAAGTGGCCACCTTAAGTGGTATCTTCTAGACTTGGGTTTAACAAGCTGCGTTATAATTTGGCAGCTCTCCAAACAATGCATCTTTGAGACAGTCAACATTGGGATAGTCAAACGCAGCCATCCGCATCCACAAAAGCCATTTTAAATTGCTCTGCATGGTCACTGTCACATAAAGAGACTGGCTTTCAGATGCATCCTTGATGCTGCCACAGGTCTGATCCAACTCCACCGAAAGGGACAAAGCGGGGCTTCCTATCCAAACAAGCATAAAATCCTGGTTCAGCCACCTTCTTTCTGGTACCTTGCACTGCTATGCTACTATCACCAGATGGAGCTCATGTATCTGGATTTACTGTATTTTGAAGCTCTGCAAATTTGCTCATTCTTTTCCCTTGGGAAATCTGGTCGAGCTCTTAGCAAAAACACTTTTCCAGTTAACTTTTAAAAACCTTTGTTCTCCAAAGGGTATCTGAGCAAAGAGATTTCAGCACTGGCATTTAAGCACCTTCTACTGTCTAGACCGCAAAACGTCAGTCTCACCAACATCTTGTTCTTGGC harbors:
- the LOC117059973 gene encoding signal peptide, CUB and EGF-like domain-containing protein 3 → MDGISGAPCPVGHFCPLGSESPTPCPPGSYMAETHAQGQCHTCPERKYCLPGHLPQLCPKGFFCPEGTGLNWQPCPPGTYSPIQGIGSHTDCRACDGGKFCMYHNATDVTGHCWEGYYCTQGSDRPNPEVQLNDHSAGPCPSGHYCPRGTAVPKQCPVGTFAASTKLISEVKAKIHL